From one Amia ocellicauda isolate fAmiCal2 chromosome 17, fAmiCal2.hap1, whole genome shotgun sequence genomic stretch:
- the bhlha15 gene encoding class A basic helix-loop-helix protein 15, translating to MKSKGKAVKRSRQPSVETDQEFQPEPELEPGSSEQEGSEVSLRLGSRRGRGGADAGVASGPKRRRQHSSAKERNVRRLESNERERQRMHKLNNAFQALREAIPHVKTEKKLSKIETLTLAKNYIKSLTTIILGMSSGCLPHAEGQEHASAAKLLQCYQKQLEDESEAGLAQFLTQIHSFSQGS from the coding sequence ATGAAGTCGAAGGGCAAAGCAGTGAAGCGCAGCCGCCAGCCCTCGGTGGAGACAGACCAGGAGTTCCAGCCCGAGCCGGAGCTGGAGCCCGGGTCCAGCGAGCAGGAGGGGTCCGAGGTCTCCCTGAGGCTGGGCAGCAGGCGGGGCCGTGGTGGAGCGGATGCAGGCGTGGCGTCGGGCCCCAAGAGACGTCGGCAGCACAGCAGCGCCAAGGAGCGCAACGTGCGGCGGCTGGAGAGCAACGAGCGCGAGCGGCAGAGGATGCACAAGCTCAACAATGCCTTCCAGGCCCTGCGCGAGGCCATCCCCCACGTCAAGACAGAGAAGAAGCTCTCCAAGATAGAGACCCTCACCCTGGCCAAGAACTACATCAAATCCCTCACCACCATCATCCTGGGCATGTCCAGCGGCTGCCTGCCCCACGCCGAGGGCCAGGAACATGCCAGTGCCGCCAAGCTGCTGCAGTGCTACCAGAAGCAGCTGGAGGACGAGAGCGAGGCGGGCCTGGCCCAGTTcctgacacagatacacagctTCAGCCAGGGCAGCTAG